Proteins from one Camelina sativa cultivar DH55 chromosome 8, Cs, whole genome shotgun sequence genomic window:
- the LOC104707475 gene encoding SPX domain-containing membrane protein At4g11810-like: MVAFGKKLKERSIEEWQEYYINYKLMKKKVKQYGQQIQVGSLDRRQCLKDFSRMLDHQIEKIALFMLKQQGLLSSRLQKLREWHDALQDEPDISQISKLREAYRSVGQDLLKLLLFIDMNAIGIRKILKKFDKRFGYRFTNYYVKTRADHPYSQLQQVFKHVGLGAVVGAISRNLHELQYNEGSYLSIYDHPVVLPQDPVVDSIKNAVDRLTNSTNFLNFMAQHALIMQDEDLLIPQDEQADQEEGRYHFMSLMLNLGNTFLYMVNTYIIVPTADDYSMSLGAAATVCGVVIGAMAVAQLFSSVYFSAWSNKSYFKPLIFSSIVLFFGNLLYALAYDFNSLALLLIGRLFCGFGSARAVNRRYISDCVPLKIRMQASAGFVSASALGMACGPALAGLLQTDFKIKSLTFNQDTLPGWVMAVAWLLYLVWLAISFREPAREPEEIHTSQESNSADQDGNMEKGLKKPLLLASEETEHDEEDDGDGSEESSEDSRKPANSIVAAYKLLTPSVKVQLLIYFMLKYAMEILLSESSVVTTYYFGWSMSSVSIFLFCLGLTVLPVNLIVGSYISNMFEDRQILLASEIMVCVGILLSFHVVIPYTVPQYVISGFIMFVSAEVLEGVNLSLLSRVMSSRLSRGTYNGGLLSTEAGTIARVIADATITLAGFLGQSMLLNVTLLPSLIICVGSIVATCFTYNSLY, translated from the exons ATGGTCGCCTTTGGAAAAAAGCTCAAGGAACGTAGCATAGAAGAATGGCAAGA ATATTACATCAATTAcaaattgatgaagaagaaagtgaagcaATATGGTCAACAAATCCAAGTAGGAAGTCTAGATCGCCGCCAATGTCTAAAAGATTTCTCAAGAATGTTGGATCAtcag ATCGAGAAGATCGCTCTTTTCATGTTGAAGCAACAAGGTTTGCTTTCAAGTAGGTTACAGAAACTAAGGGAATGGCATGATGCACTTCAAGATGAGCCTGACATATCTCAGATATCTAAGTTAAGAGAGGCTTATAGATCCGTGGGACAAGATCTTCTCAAGCTTTTGTTATTCATCGATATGAATGCTATTGGTATCCGCAAGATACTTAAGAAGTTCGATAAAAGATTTGGTTATAGATTCACAAACTATTATGTCAAGACTCGCGCTGATCATCCTTACTCTCAACTTCAGCAAGTGTTTAAACATGTG GGTCTTGGAGCTGTTGTTGGAGCCATTTCGCGCAACCTTCATGAGCTACAATACAATGAAGGAAGCTACTTATCCATTTATGACCATCCTGTTGTTCTTCCTcag GATCCTGTGGTAGATTCAATTAAGAATGCGGTGGACAGGCTAACAAATTCAACAAACTTCCTTAATTTCATGGCTCAACATGCTCTAATCATGCAAGACGAAGACCTACTGATTCCCCAAGACGAGCAAGCGGATCAAGAAGAAGGGAGATACCACTTCATGTCTCTCATGCTAAACTTGGGGAACACGTTTCTTTATATGGTCAATACATATATCATTGTTCCTACAGCAGATGATTACTCCATGAGCCTTGGAGCAGCAGCAACAGTTTGTGGTGTTGTGATTGGTGCGATGGCAGTTGCTCAGCTCTTCTCTTCGGTTTACTTCAGCGCCTGGTCCAATAAATCTTACTTCAAACCGCTTATTTTTAGTAGTATAGTTCTTTTCTTTGGGAACCTCTTATATGCTTTAGCTTATGACTTCAATTCATTAGCACTTCTCTTGATTGGCCGACTTTTCTGTGG ATTTGGTTCCGCGAGAGCTGTGAACAGGAGATATATAAGCGACTGTGTGCCTTTGAAAATCCGAATGCAGGCTTCAGCAGGTTTTGTTAGTGCAAGTGCTCTAGGAATGGCTTGTGGTCCTGCTCTTGCTGGTTTGTTGCAAACTGATTTCAAGATCAAAAGTCTTACGTTTAACCAGGATACATTACCTGGTTGGGTTATGGCTGTTGCTTGGCTATTGTACTTAGTCTGGTTAGCTATTTCGTTTCGGGAACCCGCACGTGAGCCTGAAGAGATTCATACTTCACAAGAGTCTAATTCCG CTGATCAAGATGGAAATATGGAGAAAGGTCTTAAAAAGCCGCTGTTGCTTGCAtctgaagaaacagaacatgatgaagaagacgatggagaCGGAAGCGAAGAATCTTCTGAGGATTCGCGTAAACCTGCTAACTCCATTGTAGCTGCTTACAAACTACTCACTCCTTCAGTAAAG GTTCAATTGTTGATATACTTCATGCTTAAGTATGCGATGGAGATACTACTATCAGAATCAAGTGTTGTTACAACATACTACTTCGGTTGGTCCATGAGTTCtgtttccatcttcttgttctGTCTCGGTTTAACGGTTCTACCGGTTAACCTCATTGTTGGAAGCTATATCAGCAACATGTTCGAAGATCG GCAAATTCTGTTGGCGTCAGAGATTATGGTCTGTGTTGGAATACTTCTGAGCTTCCATGTAGTAATCCCTTACACTGTGCCACAATACGTTATCTCAGGATTCATCATGTTTGTTTCTGCTGAAGTTCTTGAAG GTGTGAACTTATCGTTACTATCGAGAGTGATGTCATCGAGGCTGTCACGTGGGACTTACAACGGTGGATTATTGTCGACGGAAGCTGGCACGATCGCACGTGTGATAGCTGATGCGACGATCACTTTGGCTGGTTTCTTGGGACAGAGTATGCTTTTGAATGTTACTCTGCTTCCTTCTTTGATCATCTGTGTTGGGTCTATCGTAGCTACTTGTTTTACTTATAACTCCTTGTATTAG
- the LOC104707476 gene encoding hydroxymethylglutaryl-CoA synthase-like, protein MAKNVGILAMDIYFPPTCVQQEALEAHDGASKGKYTIGLGQDCLAFCTELEDVISMSFNAVTSLFDKYKIDPKQIGRLEVGSETVIDKSKSIKTFLMQLFEKCGNSDVEGVDSTNACYGGTAALLNCVNWVESNSWDGRYGLVICTDSAVYAEGPARPTGGAAAIAMLIGPDAPIVFESKLRGSHMAHVYDFYKPNLASEYPVVDGKLSQTCYLMALDSCYKHLCNKFEKIEGKEFSINDADYFVFHSPYNKLVQKSFARLLYNDFLRNASSIDEAAKEKFTPYSSLSLDESYQSRDLEKVSQQLAKSFYDAKVQPTTLIPKEVGNMYTASLYAAFASLIHNKHNDLVGKRVVMFSYGSGSTATMFSLRLCENLSPFSISNIASVMDVGGKLKARHEYAPEKFVETMKLMEHRYGAKDFVTSKEGIIELLAPGTYYLKEVDSLYRRFYGKKGDDGSIANGH, encoded by the exons ATGGCGAAGAACGTTGGGATTTTGGCTATGGATATCTATTTCCCTCCCACCTGTGTTCAACAG GAAGCGTTGGAAGCACATGATGGAGCAAGCAAAGGGAAATACACTATCGGACTTGGCCAAGATTGCTTAGCTTTTTGCACTGAGCTTGAAGATGTCATCTCTATgag ttttaatgCGGTGACATCACTTTTTGACAAGTATAAGATTGACCCGAAGCAGATCGGGCGTCTTGAAGTAGGAAGTGAGACTGTCATTGACAAAAGCAAGTCTATCAAAACCTTCTTGATGCAGCTCTTTGAG AAATGTGGAAACAGTGATGTTGAAGGTGTTGACTCGACCAATGCTTGCTATGGTGGAACTGCAGCTTTGTTAAATTGTGTCAATTGGGTTGAGAGTAACTCATGGGATGGACGTTATGGCCTCGTCATTTGTACTGACAGCGCG GTGTATGCAGAAGGACCTGCAAGGCCCACTGGAGGAGCAGCTGCGATTGCTATGTTGATAGGACCTGATGCTCCTATTGTTTTCGAAAGCAAATTGAGAGGAAGCCATATGGCTCATGTCTATGACTTTTACAAGCCTAATCTTGCTAGCGAGTACCCG GTTGTTGATGGGAAGCTTTCACAGACTTGCTACCTTATGGCTCTTGATTCTTGCTATAAACATTTATGCAACAA GTTTGAGAAAATTGAAGGGAAAGAGTTCTCAATCAATGATGCTGATTACTTTGTTTTCCATTCTCCATACAATAAA CTTGTACAGAAAAGCTTTGCTCGTCTCTTGTACAATGACTTCTTGAGAAACGCAAG CTCCATTGACGAAGCTGCCAAGGAAAAGTTCACCCCTTATTCATCTTTGTCCCTTGACGAGAGTTACCAAAGCCGTGATCTTGAAAAG GTGTCACAACAACTTGCAAAATCGTTTTATGATGCTAAAGTGCAACCAACGACATTAATACCAAAGGAAGTTGGTAATATGTACACCGCTTCACTTTACGCTGCATTTGCCTCCCTCATCCACAATAAACACAACGATTtg GTGGGAAAGCGGGTGGTTATGTTCTCATATGGAAGTGGTTCAACCGCAACAATGTTCTCATTACGCCTCTGCGAGAATCTGTCCCCTTTCAGCATTTCAAACATCGCATCTGTAATGGATGTGGGTGGTAAACTGAAGGCTAGACATGAG TATGCACCAGAGAAATTTGTGGAGACAATGAAGCTAATGGAACATAGGTATGGAGCAAAGGACTTTGTGACAAGCAAGGAGGGTATTATAGAACTTTTGGCTCCGGGAACTTATTATCTGAAAGAGGTTGATTCCTTGTACCGGAGATTCTATGGCAAGAAAGGTGACGATGGATCCATAGCCAATGGACACTGA
- the LOC109125867 gene encoding phospholipase D gamma 1-like, producing MSIHAAYVKAIRSAQHFIYIENQYFLGSSFNWDSNKDLGANNLIPMEIALKIANKIRAREKFAAYIVIPMWPEGAPTSNPIQRILYWQHKTMQMMYQTIHKALVEVGLDGQLEPQDFLNFFCLGTREVPDGTVSVYNSPRTPPQPNANANSSQVQALKSRRFMIYVHSKGMVVDDEFVLIGSANINQRSLEGTRDTEIAMGGYQPHHSWAMKGSRPRGQIFGYRMSLWAEHLGFLEQGFEEPENMECVRRVRQLSELNWRQYAAEEVTEMQGHLLKYPVHVDRTGKVSFLPGCETFPDLGGKIIGSFLALQENLTI from the exons GATCATCATTCAACTGGGATTCGAACAAGGACTTGG GTGCTAATAATCTAATCCCGATGGAAATCGCACTTAAGATTGCTAATAAGATTAGAGCAAGGGAGAAGTTTGCTGCTTATATTGTCATTCCAATGTGGCCGGAAGGTGCTCCAACAAGTAACCCTATTCAGAGGATTCTCTACTGGCAG cacaaaacaatgcaaatgaTGTATCAAACCATCCACAAGGCACTTGTTGAAGTTGGTCTTGATGGCCAGTTGGAGCCACAAGACTTTTTGAACTTTTTCTGTCTTGGAACCAGAGAGGTCCCTGATGGAACAGTTAGCGTATATAATAGTCCACGGACTCCACCCCAgccaaatgcaaatgcaaattCTTCACAG GTGCAAGCTTTGAAGAGTCGGAGATTCATGATATATGTTCATTCCAAAGGTATGGTAGTGGATGATGAGTTTGTCTTAATTGGTTCCGCGAATATCAACCAGAGATCCTTGGAAGGAACTAGAGACACTGAAATCGCCATGGGAGGGTATCAGCCTCACCATTCATGGGCTATGAAAGGTTCTCGTCCTCGTGGTCAG ATTTTTGGATATAGAATGTCCTTATGGGCAGAACATCTAGGGTTTCTAGAGCAAGGTTTCGAGGAACCAGAGAACATGGAATGCGTAAGACGGGTAAGGCAATTGAGTGAGCTCAATTGGAGACAGTATGCAGCAGAGGAGGTAACAGAGATGCAAGGTCATCTTCTCAAGTATCCAGTTCACGTCGATAGAACAGGCAAAGTGAGTTTTCTTCCTGGATGCGAGACATTCCCAGATCTCGGTGGCAAGATCATAGGCTCATTCCTTGCGCTCCAAGAAAACCTCACCATCTAA